A window from Megalops cyprinoides isolate fMegCyp1 chromosome 8, fMegCyp1.pri, whole genome shotgun sequence encodes these proteins:
- the bet1l gene encoding BET1-like protein, translated as MADWNRGHGAVDDVLDAENKLLAENLASKVSRLKSLAYDIDKEAEEQNAYLDGMDSNFLSATGLLTGSVKRFSSMVRSGRDNRKILCYVSVGLVLVFFLLYYLVSRAQT; from the exons ATGGCTGATTGGAACAGAG GACATGGAGCGGTGGATGATGTGCTAGACGCTGAAAACAAGCTTTTAGCGGAAAACTTGGCCTCTAAAGTTTCCAGATTGAAGTCG CTGGCGTATGATATAGACAAAGAGGCAGAAGAGCAAAATGCATATTTGGATGGCATG GATTCCAATTTTCTGAGTGCCACAGGGCTTTTGACAGGAAGTGTGAAGAGGTTTTCTTCCATGGTGCGTTCTGGCAGGGACAACCGCAAGATCCTCTGCTATGTCTCTGTGGGACTTGTGCTGGTCTTCTTCCTGCTCTACTACCTGGTCTCTAGGGCCCAGACGTAA
- the ric8a gene encoding synembryn-A, with amino-acid sequence MKMDLNSIIEKMETGDQDAALTALQAYNKEKSQCFTFNSQEQEERERLGELVLGFLERDLQPSCQLACLETIRILSRDKGSLAPFATRDAIQTLSRHAAIAHGEGPTPEIPDLDVIVEALKCLCNIVFNSKAAQELGAELRLMAGLAERLKQCHERQWSHEVRFFDLRLTFLFTALRVDMRTQLAQELRGVSILTSALDATLGLRWLNTFEVARADAEDGATLPPLGREETERAMEILKILFNVTYDTNRRKVDEEEAATYRHLGAILRHCLMSTADGEDRTEEFHSHTVNLLGNLPLPCLDVLLMPKVQQGSTEYIGVNMDAVNMLLEFMERRLDRGNKLKETLLPSLNLLTESARIHRETRKFLRMKVLPPLRDVKNRPEVGNALRNKLVRLMTHIDTDVKHCAAEFLFVLCKESVSRFIKYTGYGNAAGLLAARGLMRGGRDPGLYSEDDDSDTEEYREAKPHINPVTGRVEDEQPNPMEGMTEEQKEYEAMKLVNMFDKLSRDHVIQPMKLGADGKMTSLETADLERLAQQGQQEPDNDDEIA; translated from the exons atgaaaatggATTTGAATTCAATAATAGAAAAAATGGAAACTGGAGACCAAGATGCCGCATTGACGGCTCTGCAGGCTTACAATAAAGAG AAAAGCCAATGCTTCACATTTAACTCCCAGGaacaagaagagagagag CGACTCGGAGAGCTGGTGCTAGGCTTCCTTGAGAGGGACCTGCAGCCGTCATGCCAGCTGGCTTGCCTGGAGACCATCCGCATCCTGTCCCGGGACAAGGGCAGCCTGGCGCCCTTCGCCACGCGCGATGCCATCCAGACGCTGAGCCGGCACGCCGCCATCGCCCACGGCGAGGGCCCCACGCCCGAGATCCCCGACCTGGACGTGATCGTGGAGGCGCTCAAGTGCCTGTGCAATATCGTGTTCAACAGCAAGGCAGCGCAGGAGCTGGGGGCGGAGCTGCGGCTGATGGCGGGCCTGGCCGAGCGGCTCAAGCAGTGCCACGAGCGGCAGTGGAGCCATGAGGTGCGCTTCTTTGATCTGCGCCTCACCTTTCTCTTCACCGCGCTGCGGGTGGACATGCGCACTCAGCTCGCCCAGGAGCTGCGGGGGGTCAGTATTCTCACCAGTGCCCTGGATGCCACGCTGGGCCTACGCTGGCTAAACACCTTCGAGGTGGCCCGGGCTGATGCCGAGGATGGTGCCACTCTGCCACCCCTTGGCCGTGAGGAAACTGAGCGTGCCATGGAGATCCTCAAGATCCTCTTCAACGTCACCTATGACACAAACCGCCGAAAGGTGGATGAG GAGGAGGCTGCCACGTACAGACACCTTGGAGCGATTCTGAGGCACTGTCTGATGAGCACAGCTGATGGAGAGGACCGTACAGAAGAATTCCACAG CCACACAGTGAACCTGCTGGGGAACCTGCCATTGCCATGTCTGGATGTGCTGCTTATGCCCAAGGTCCAGCAGGGCTCCACAGAGTATATTGGCGTCAACATGGATGCTGTGAACATGCTGTTGGAATTCATGGAGAGGAGGCTAGACAGG GGAAACAAGCTGAAAGAGACCCTCTTGCCCTCCCTGAACCTCCTGACAGAGAGTGCCCGAATCCACAGGGAAACCAGGAAATTCCTGAGGATGAAG GTCCTGCCCCCGCTGCGTGATGTGAAGAACCGGCCGGAGGTGGGGAATGCCCTGCGGAACAAGTTGGTGCGTCTGATGACCCACATAGACACCGACGTCAAGCACTGTGCTGCTGAGTTCCTCTTCGTGCTGTGCAAGGAGAGCG TGTCCCGCTTCATCAAGTACACGGGCTATGGCAATGCGGCGGGGCTGCTGGCTGCTCGAGGCCTGATGCGAGGCGGCCGTGACCCCGGCCTCTACTCAGAGGATGACGACAGCGACACGGAAGAGTACAGGGAGGCCAAGCCTCA CATTAACCCTGTGACAGGGCGTGTGGAGGATGAGCAGCCCAACCCCATGGAGGGCATGACTGAGGAGCAGAAGGAGTATGAGGCCATGAAGCTGGTCAACATGTTTGACAAGCTCTCCAG GGACCATGTGATCCAGCCGATGAAactgggggctgatgggaagatGACCTCATTGGAGACAGCTGACTTAGAGAGACTGGCACAGCAGGGGCAACAGGAGCCTGACAACGATGATGAGATTGCCTGA
- the sirt3 gene encoding NAD-dependent protein deacetylase sirtuin-3, mitochondrial isoform X2, producing MIFVLTSSLRQLCRLLVNQNIRSSKGIGWCSVQGLQGTTRCCEGYAGVQFQAARCYRCFPGWSGVRWLFGRSGGGPQKQQTLEDIAKGIRECDYRRIVVMAGAGISTPSGIPDFRSPGSGLYDNLQQYDLPYAEAIFEIGYFHHNPRPFFALAKELYPGNYQPNAAHYLIRLLQDKGQLLRMYTQNIDGLERMAGIPPNKLVEAHGTFAAATCTVCRKEYPGEELRDDIMATTVPKCSTCKGVIKPNIVFFGEELPQQFFLYLTDFPMADLLIVMGTSLEVEPFASLAGAVRSSVSRLLINRDLVGPFAWGTPRYNDVAELGDVVGGVRKLTDALGWTQELEALMAADSGKAHRKNEE from the exons GCCTTCAAGGTACAACTCGCTGCTGTGAAGGTTACGCAGGAGTTCAATTTCAGGCAGCTCGGTGTTACAG ATGTTTTCCTGGATGGAGTGGGGTTCGATGGCTGTTTGGACGGAGTGGAGGTGGTCCCCAAAAGCAGCAAACCCTGGAGGACATCGCAAAAGGCATCAGAGAGTGTGATTACCGGAGGATAGTGGTGATGGCTGGAGCTGGAATCAGCACCCCCAGTGGCATCCCAGACTTCAG GTCTCCTGGCAGCGGCCTCTATGACAACCTGCAGCAGTATGACCTACCGTATGCAGAAGCTATATTTGAGATTGGCTATTTCCACCACAACCCCAGGCCTTTCTTTGCCCTGGCTAAAGAACTGTACCCAGGGAACTACCAGCCAAATGCCGCACACTATTTGATCCGGCTCCTGCAGGACAAGGGCCAGTTGCTCAGGATGTACACGCAGAACATCGATGGGCTGGAGCGCA TGGCAGGGATCCCTCCCAATAAGCTTGTGGAGGCACATGGGACATTTGCCGCTGCCACCTGCACCGTGTGCCGGAAGGAATACCCTGGGGAGGAGCTACGA GATGACATAATGGCAACCACAGTGCCAAAGTGCAGTACCTGTAAAGGAGTGATCAAGCCCAACATTGTGTTCTTTGGTGAGGAGCTCCCCCAGCAGTTCTTCCTGTACCTGACTGACTTCCCAATGGCTGACTTGCTGATCGTGATGGGAACCTCTCTGGAG GTGGAACCCTTTGCCAGCCTGGCAGGAGCAGTGCGGAGCTCTGTGTCGCGCCTCCTCATCAACAGGGACCTGGTGGGGCCCTTCGCCTGGGGAACACCTCGCTATAATGACGTGGCAGAACTGGGCGATGTGGTGGGTGGGGTACGTAAGCTGACGGATGCTCTGGGCTGGACTCAGGAACTGGAGGCACTAATGGCAGCAGACAGTGGAAAG GCTCACAGGAAGAACGAAGAGTGA
- the sirt3 gene encoding NAD-dependent protein deacetylase sirtuin-3, mitochondrial isoform X1, producing the protein MIFVLTSSLRQLCRLLVNQNIRSSKGIGWCSVQGLQGTTRCCEGYAGVQFQAARCYRCFPGWSGVRWLFGRSGGGPQKQQTLEDIAKGIRECDYRRIVVMAGAGISTPSGIPDFRSPGSGLYDNLQQYDLPYAEAIFEIGYFHHNPRPFFALAKELYPGNYQPNAAHYLIRLLQDKGQLLRMYTQNIDGLERMAGIPPNKLVEAHGTFAAATCTVCRKEYPGEELRDDIMATTVPKCSTCKGVIKPNIVFFGEELPQQFFLYLTDFPMADLLIVMGTSLEVEPFASLAGAVRSSVSRLLINRDLVGPFAWGTPRYNDVAELGDVVGGVRKLTDALGWTQELEALMAADSGKAQAHRKNEE; encoded by the exons GCCTTCAAGGTACAACTCGCTGCTGTGAAGGTTACGCAGGAGTTCAATTTCAGGCAGCTCGGTGTTACAG ATGTTTTCCTGGATGGAGTGGGGTTCGATGGCTGTTTGGACGGAGTGGAGGTGGTCCCCAAAAGCAGCAAACCCTGGAGGACATCGCAAAAGGCATCAGAGAGTGTGATTACCGGAGGATAGTGGTGATGGCTGGAGCTGGAATCAGCACCCCCAGTGGCATCCCAGACTTCAG GTCTCCTGGCAGCGGCCTCTATGACAACCTGCAGCAGTATGACCTACCGTATGCAGAAGCTATATTTGAGATTGGCTATTTCCACCACAACCCCAGGCCTTTCTTTGCCCTGGCTAAAGAACTGTACCCAGGGAACTACCAGCCAAATGCCGCACACTATTTGATCCGGCTCCTGCAGGACAAGGGCCAGTTGCTCAGGATGTACACGCAGAACATCGATGGGCTGGAGCGCA TGGCAGGGATCCCTCCCAATAAGCTTGTGGAGGCACATGGGACATTTGCCGCTGCCACCTGCACCGTGTGCCGGAAGGAATACCCTGGGGAGGAGCTACGA GATGACATAATGGCAACCACAGTGCCAAAGTGCAGTACCTGTAAAGGAGTGATCAAGCCCAACATTGTGTTCTTTGGTGAGGAGCTCCCCCAGCAGTTCTTCCTGTACCTGACTGACTTCCCAATGGCTGACTTGCTGATCGTGATGGGAACCTCTCTGGAG GTGGAACCCTTTGCCAGCCTGGCAGGAGCAGTGCGGAGCTCTGTGTCGCGCCTCCTCATCAACAGGGACCTGGTGGGGCCCTTCGCCTGGGGAACACCTCGCTATAATGACGTGGCAGAACTGGGCGATGTGGTGGGTGGGGTACGTAAGCTGACGGATGCTCTGGGCTGGACTCAGGAACTGGAGGCACTAATGGCAGCAGACAGTGGAAAG GCGCAGGCTCACAGGAAGAACGAAGAGTGA